Below is a genomic region from Anoplolepis gracilipes chromosome 1, ASM4749672v1, whole genome shotgun sequence.
aatattaggtaATAAACTGATaagatagtaataaaataataaaaattacaacaatGAAACATatcgtttttataatttaaggtCAATAAATATGTCCGAGTCATATTAGTGTCCCGGAGTACCCGATTGACTtgatctaatatttttattaattaatttgtgtaatatgaaagaaatgtaattaaatgtataagaatcttaaattatatttaattgttaatattaaaatcaataaaacatGTAACAATACTTACATTTAATGAACAATAAGCAGCGACAAAATATGATGAGTGTAGTAAACTCACTCTTAACGGGAATGAAAGTGATTATAACATCTAAACCACTTGGCGTACATATTATTACTGACTTGCAATTGTTCATATGTTGTGACAGACATGTTTTAatgtgtcattttttttttttacgcggtTTAGCATcagagatattaaaatgtcCGAGGCTAGCTACATCCGAGGCTATCCACCTCTcccctatatgtatatacatatgtatgtatatgtacataacatGTTTCAAGATTTTGTTGATTAATCAAACTATATccatatacaaaatacaaaagacAAGTAACAAGATACAAAATACaagtaataaagtataaatgcaaaaatatgaaCTTGTCATGTACGTACGTGTTATTTACATCTTTCAGTTTTTCTGTGATGACACGTTATCTAAACTCAACTAAGCATGCTGCAGATCAATCTTTTAAAACTATTCcataattcttattttgcaaaaacatatttatttaataatatattttttactattaagtTTCTGAGaagtttttgtataaaatttaaaaagagcaGAGAGTTGTCGTACatatgagaaattatttaaatcaataattaaaactggtattattatatcaaattagaATGCTTTCATATCGGTATCATTGTTTATTATGTCacgttattatttgtttacaatatCTATACCAAAtcttaagtaataatataaatgtaaaagtatgagcttatatgtacataaatatatattctctacaAAAGTGTCTTTATTCATTGTTAATACGTAATAGAGAAATtcgctaaattttttttttcgatttttcgtgtaaaattttgctaaatttttcagattaaaattatggtgcctttataattattagtgttattattttataaaacatgtacataacaatatataaggATAAGATTGCTTTAGcgtaagattatttttttctagtgCCTGATCTttactcttttatataaatgtttttatattataatgatgtGACAGAGATCAAAAGTTTTCTTCATTATTGCACGTcaaaaacaaacatataactataatcattgattcattaatatattctaattaatatctaaatgttttcaaataaaaacacTTCTATGTTTAAGAGATCGTATGTTAAGTAAAGAAAGCCTTTAATCTCAatcatgattataattataaaaacactTATATAAGAGAGTAAAGATCATGgactagaaaaaaatagtcttATGCCAAAGGAATCTTATCCTTATGTATTGTTATGTATTGttctattgtaattttattcttatttattaatcttatttattaattttcttctattataGAGGAAATTGTAAAAGATAGGAACGTCGTAAAATGATAATGTTTAATTGGTTtattacttttcttatttatcgTCTTCTATCATTatctaatcttttttattaatttaaacagaaGTTTAATGTTGTTATACTTGATATTTCTCatctttatttatgatatgtTCAAAGATAATATGTTCAgagtttcatattttcatgttTAAACATGAACAACATATAAATGTCTTGTTAAAGAAATTATCTACGAAGAAAAGATCatctacaaattaataataaaaaaaatgagaaaatagataaaattgagATGAGACTGGAGAATATTCTATATTGGAGGATATTAACAGAGAATACGCGCGATAAGCAGAGttactaaataaaacatttcttaatGATAGCAATTAATTTTCCGCATTGTTCAcagttgaaaaatttaacacaagtTGCATGTCCCAAACGGTccacaaaaatttttctattaatttaacataataggCATATGTTAATAagttaacattaatattatgttatattttaatataaaaataaatataaatttcatagtttgacataatttttgggtgaaaatttatcgagaagatgttatatatgttacttgaacattattattatgttaatgtaacatgttatatatgttatattaacattattattattatgttaaggtaacatgttatatatgttacatagtaattattttaacattttagaaatgttgaaaaattttttgttattctttataaatatgttataatgttgtaattaaaaattttatacaattacataGATTGTTCTAGGactaataaataacaattaagaaGGATTCGTAACAGCAATACAGCATCAAGTAATAGCAACCAAAAACTACCTAAAGCACATCATCAAAGATCCAAACATACAAGACGACAAATGTAGAAAATGCAGACAGTTTCCGGAAACAATAGATCATATAACAGGAGGATGTAAGGTGTCTGTGAAGTTGGCacgacattttattaatttttaaaaaataatggcaGTTCCAGTAGCACTTTTTCATAGTTCTATAGTTCctgataaacattaaaaaaagttccgcatttttaatatcaaaaatatcgaaaataaaaaatgacgtgCTAACTTCGCACGTTGCAGCACGGCACATCCTCCTCTAAAGTACAAGAAAACATCGAAAATCAAGATGTTTATTAAGAATTCTCGTTAATTCTGTaccaattctataattatatatcattttaaggcaaaattccaacaaattaccaaaaaaatcaaaaataaagaatgacgCGCTAATTTCGCGAATTTAGCACGACACTCTTCTCTCTAAAGTActaaaacgaattaaaaattattattttttacaagagtttCCGATAGTTCTAATTgagagtcgcatatatatataatttcagatagatATTCCaccaattaacttttaaacaatttacgtTTTAATTGCGTATTACGACACTTAGTAAAAATGTGTCTTGCTGATGATTTTCGGCAATTCTAACGATAGTTTTCGATAGTTCTGCAAGAGTtctatgcattaaaattagttttaaacaGAGTTCCGatcattgtttatttttaaaacaatttttaacaattacgtCCAGCATCAATGCAAATGCatcaataataatgtttaataataataattatacttgataaaataaagcagatttttgcaataattttggatacattactaataatttgaaacatttttgtaatgtaaaattaaaaatacgtgcacattgtgttatttttaaactctttttcagttattttaataatttaacagttgaattgaattaatagaacagcaatgtgttaaattttaacataaaaattttaatcagcaaaatttttaacaagaaaacAAATTGTCCAACTGTATTTTCTTGATAGCGACTtttgtttattgtttttataatcttccatttaatatgattaaataaccTTGTTTTCTCTGTAATAATGCcctaatatatcttattattgtacaagTATGACTTTACGGAtttttggataaaaaaaacacattgatttgaaacataaaaatcatttttattttattcaaagtataCTCCATCAGAAGCTATAACCTTGGCCCATCGTTGAGGCAATAAACGGATTCCACACTGATAGAAGTCTGGCTGTTTTGAAGAGATCCAGTTATCaagccaatttttttttctttctttctctagaaACGGCTGACGCAATAGACAGGAATAAATAGTAATCTGAAGGAGCAATGTTTGGACAATACGGCGGATGAGGTAGAATCTCCTAGTTCACTccttctaaataatttttgtcggATGCATGAACATGTGGTCTGGCGTTGTCATGCTGTAAAATCACCTTGTCATGTCTATTCTCTCATTCTAGTTGTTTTTCCTTCAGAGCTCGATTCAAACGTATTCATTGAAGTCGGTTTTCTGTTTCGCATGAATCTTCGTCAAGCATATGCTTTCAATTCTgcactttcaaattttttcggTAGCTTTCCATGCTCTTTATCATCCAAATCCAAATCATTGCTTCTGAATCGTTTAAACCACTTTTCACACATGCTTACCGATGGAGCATGTTTTTTGTAAGCTTCCACAAGCAAACAATGACTTTCAGCTGcacttttctttaaaaaaaaataatgaagtaaAACTTTTTGCAAATGGCGTTTTTCTGGTACAAAATTCGACATTTTcaatgcgataaaaaaatagtttgttTAGACTTCAatcaaatgatatatatactacGTTTGAAAGCTGACATACTTACGTCATCTATTGAAAACCCGTAAAGTCATACTTGTACAcccatatatattttattattatttagaataatgtAGTAGAGATTTGTATTATccgagatatacatatgtatatataaaagtacgattaaacttaatatattttaaaatttattctacattATGTGCAGCTTTTAACACATAAACTGTTAATACATATCAAGAAATTTGCTTAATTGCTTTTTTGATTTTTCCTGAAGTTTTAATTGCTTCTCTGGACCAAAATTCATCGCTGTGTTAAGTATTTTGGAtgtcattttgttaaaaaatactcGTATTGTAGAAAATTGTAAAGCGCGTTGTAAAATGAATCTGAAATTATTGAAACagtagaaatatatagaaatgtatgtatttcGCAACGTATAATGATCTGATGAAATTGTTATCTAatgtttaaagaattatactgCGTCGACAGATTAAGTGTTGCTTAATTGTAAGTATCACTTACGTCCAGACTTTGTAAGCAATCCATTCCGAATAACTGagcgatttatataaatctggcatatttaaatttaatacatttgtaGAAATTAGTATCATCACTTTATAAGGCATATGCATCAAAGGATAATAATTGATGGGTTCCACGATACATCTTGTCATATGCTCCCATTCAGGCgtgatatctttaaaattaggCAGTATCCAATATTGATAAAGATCTCTCACGCGCTGTTTTATTTCCTCGAGGCTACCGCGGCAAAAATTGTGTCTGAcgaattgtataatatagcATTACGAATTATAGAATACATCgaacaataaaattgacagaaatattttacaaactcGTCTTCCATTCCGAGACAATATCCGTAGCATCTCCACATGTGACAGAATGCCTCTAAATCTTCATTAGTCGCATTATGTATTCCGACACTTTGCGGACATATTAAGAGTAAAGCCATGAAACTGCACTGGATGTATGCCATGTCCGCGTTATTTATACCTTTCGGTCTATATGGCGATTTTTCGAATAGGATATAAGGACGTTGTCCGGATCCCTCAAATGAATACCCCGCGGCAAAGTCTTTTACAAGTATTTCATAATCCGGGGACCATGTTTTTGCGAATATACATGCATTGTCAGTTTGCTCATTATCGAGTTCGTATAATTTTGCCCTTATGATCGAGTGCATTTTACGTACAAATTGCATTTCGTTGTAAGCTAACGTTCCTTTAACCCAAGGCTCTCCATCGTACCAAGTAAGAATCCGCCGTATAGTAGACAAATATCTTGcaaataaaatcgatttaaaaGAATGCAAGTATTAATCggaatttttcttatacagAATGAACATTATGAATCCAtgtcatataatatactttataataatgtaatttataaattttaatatgagaATATAGTTTGAATAGTTTATGCGTCAAAATCACATAGACATAGGTGATTAAGGTTCGTTAATAGTATTTTCGCCTACTTTTTTTGAGTCTCTCTCCATCATTGATCTGATCTTGACTCACTTAAgctagtatatataaataccttTTGAATCCCAAGTATGGCGTATGAGCTTGTCCACTTATGATAAAGGGTTTTAGAATATcgttaaaagaataaatgtgCAAAATGCCCAATAGATTGCAGATCATAACTGGCATATAATAGTCGCGCACAAATTTTTGTCCTCGACGATATTTATCCATATTCAACCATTCGGGTATTTTTTCTTGCAATCGACCACAATCTCCTTGGCGAAAGAAAGCTGGAATTAAGTCTAGCAACGACTCTGGTGTGTTTGGAAAAAATTTGGCGACGTTTTTACTTATCTAAGTAGATTGTTCTTGCATATGCCAGATATCGAAATCGTtgggaaataatttttcatcaaatgTGTTTTTGCACGCTGTTACATAATCATATTCACTCGAATATTGCGAGTTAAAATTAGAatctttattagtatttttaaacgtGACACTATTGATTGCCATtttagaaaaacttttttatgatgtaaacgaataaatattatatattctgtgAGAGCTTCGTTAAGTTAGATCAAGTTACAATCGTTATATCAACGAGATTATTACTAAAGTgtgaattgaaaattaaatatatacatactcatatttttttccttgtcAGTTTAGATGAGTGATCCCCACTATATCTCCCCCCTATATCCTCATCGTAGCCTACTAACAGTGAGtggagaaattaattattcgcaGTAATATTCCACTCGCAGTATCAAAGATAGATGTTTTAGTAGAAAACGCAGAGTGCTAGATTGATGTATCAACAAATCTTAGCACtgtatttgaataattaattaatcatgtgttataataaatgcttTTCACTACTCATtcttactatatattttgtaatcaaagaaaatctttaatctctcatgattaacatttttatttaatttatttattattttgttttattaaaaatcttccttaattcattaaatttacagtttttttttcatctttatctaatcttttttattttttttttttattgaaactcAAGCTTGATTATGTTACcttcgattttttttgtatttgtcgACATTGATAAGATAATTTGCAAGTCAGAGATAAACAACTTCGCGTAAATAGCGTGACTAAGGAATTATCTACGAAGAAAAGATCACTTACAGATTGAACAATGACCAGAGTTATTTAACTTAAACCAATATATATCCTAATCttctttaaagtaatataataaatctttaaacaaTGGCCTAATCAAGCAGTAAATTTgtgattgaataattatttgtaattttgacatttaatgtgacatttaataataattatcttatatagtGTGGAACATTTCTCTCGACTTTCACGTGTGTTCTCTTTCTTTACACTATCACCCGGTTCTTTCAAAACATTTCCTCTTAGAAATTTTAACCTCACCAGATACTATAAAACATTGCCtacgaaatatttacatcattAGAAGGCTGAATAAATGCATATCGacgaattatttttacgtaaGCTCGAGTCGCTATCATGCATACatgtaacttttaattataattataatttgtcaaagtaatataattttaattataatttgtcaaaGTTAACAATGTCAGAtagtttattttgtaattttcgatGGTACCGCGGAACATATaactttgttattttcttCTCGTAATGCATAATGCGTAATATATGACCAATGCAACTCTGGGATAAAACGTCAGTACGGGAAAACTGTTCTTATATTGGATACTTTGTTTCAATGTACCCGGCTTTGCTACCATcagtattgtaaatattatcgcAGGTATTCGTTCCTACAAAGGAGAAGTGTACATTGAAAAGAAGTGTTAAAGAACAGATTCATCATATAGAataaacacatatacacaaataaattaaaattctactttttttcatatattaaagttattttcaatgtttttgaatttagaacataaatatttttaaataaatacttaaaatcAGTGctctctttaatataaaataagaataatataatcggCAATAAAGAGCAGGTAAGAGTCATGTACAATCGGAATGAGtaataaaaaacgaaaattatacaaattaaaaattaaacattgttaggtgcaaattataaataaaattacagaatttttaaaaaaaattattataaaatatttttataatacttaatcATACATAAGTCCCAATAAATATCAGTATCTAGTTATTATTATGACAATTTATGTTACACAAAAACGTAAAGTTGCATGAACAAAAATGCTACaactattaacaataattaaaacttaaagttataaataaaaatacatttaattaattataatgcggacgtttcgagctcaaatttgagtcttcttcagcgcgatatttaaattataatactaaaaattttttacatgaaaacatcaataatatatacataaactttTAACTAAGCCTTCGACTTAACTCGCATAAAATCATCTCCGATGAGTatgtattaatgttttatcagGGAGCGGAGTCAACATTAGATTGAAGTCACTGACCTGGTAATATTGTTAGTGGAAAAATGATCGTTGCAATCTGCTAGTTTGGTGAAGCTTAGACttgaaataagtaaaaaactacatatattaatcaccATTCACTTACTGTTGGACGGTCCTCActcttttaacaatattttgtgaCGGTTGATAGTACTTTGTTGACTTAACTCCTTGTGCTGTGGAGGCCGCTCGGATAGTgtcaaaaatgatataaattatctgtTTATGTAATGTTATTCCCATATTATCTGGTTATTAACTGTTATTTTTGGAAGAGCATTAATGATATTATGATATACACTTGGTAAATTTTCGGTGTCAGTTTGCAGGTTCAGACCGTTCTTCtgataaataagtttttagcTTACGGGAAGTTTGGCCATTGTGATGCCTCATATTGGCCAAACTTCCCATAAGCTAAAAACTAGAATTACTGAGCATAAAAGACATATACATCATAATACTAACACAACCTCGGTAATCACTAACCACAGAAGAGAATTTGACCATGATTTTGACTGGGATAACGTTAGAATCCTTGACAAGGCTCCATTTTATACCAAGAGGCTTATCTCTGAGAtgttatttatcaaaagacaGAAGAACGGTCTGAACCCGCAAACTGACACCGAAAATTTACCAAGTGTCTATCATGATATCATTAATGCTCTTCAAAAATAACAGTAaataacagtaaaaaaaaataactttcaaaTATAACCAGATAATATGagaataacattatataaacagataatttgtatcattttttgacACTATCCGAGCGACCTCCACAGCACAAGGAGTTGAGTCAACAAAGTACTATCAACCGtcacaaaatattgttaaaagagTGAGTAACCGTCCAACAGTTAGTGAATggtgattaatatatgtagtttTTCACTTATTTCAAGTCTAAGCTTCACCAAACTAGCAGATTGCAACGATCATTGTTTTTCCACTAACAATATTACCAGATCAGTGACTTCAATCTAATGTTGACTCCGCTCCctgataaaacattaatacatACTCATCGGAGATGATTTTATGCGAGTTAAGTCGAAGGCTTAGTTAaaagtttatgtatatattattgatgttttcatgtaaaaaatttttagtattataatttaaatatcgcgctgaagaagactcaaatttgagctcgaaacgtccgcattataattaattaaatgtatttttatttataactttaagttttaattattgttaatagttGTAGCATTTTTGTTCATGCAACTTTACGTTTTTGTGTAACATAAATTGTCATAATAATAACTAGATACTGATATTTATTGGGACTTATGTATGATtaagtgttataaaaatattttatgataatttttttcaaaaattctgtaatttcatttataatttacacctaacaatgtttaatttttaatttgtataattttcgttatttattacTCATTCCGATTGTACATAACTCTTACCTGCTCTTTATTGccgattatattattcttattttataaatatttttcaaacagaagagctttattttgttttatctgagagataaatatataattaaaacattacatataaattgtgtGATTTAGCTTACAATgagatattttcaaaatttgctCCACGTAATCACGCACCCTTTTAATGCGTGAACTATTAATGTATGTTAGTAAAATTGcttaattgatttttagatTTGTTTTGAAGTTCTATTTGCTTCTCTGGACCAAAATTCACCGCTGTGTCAAGAATCTTggataaaactttattaaaaactgcTCGTATAGTGGAAAATTGTAAAGCATACTGGAATAGGAATctgaaatcattaaattattaaaagagtagaaatatatagaaaaatgtatgtactttgtgatatataattatctgataaaattattatgtaatgttcaaaaaattaatactgaGTCAACAAATTAAATGTTGCTCTAAATATCACTCACGTCCAGACTTTATAAGCAATCCATTCCGAGTAACTAAGCGATTTGTAGACATTCGGCATATTAAGATTTAATACATCTGTAGAGATTAATATCATCATTTTATAAGGCATATGTAATAAAGGATAGTAATCGATGGGTTCGATCAGACATCTTGTCATATGCTCCCATTCGGGTGTAACATCCTTAAAATTAGGTAGTACccaatattgataaaaatctcGTACACGCTGTTTTATTTCCTCGAGAGTGCCACGGCAAAAATTGTATCTGATAAATTGTTTGATATTAgagttacaaattataaaacatctaaaattgacaaaaatattttacgaatgcTACATACTCGTCTTGCATTCCAAGATAATATCCGTAGCATCTCCACATGTGACAGAATGCCTCTAGATCTTCATCAGTCGCGTCATGCACTCCGACAATTTGCGGACTGATTAAGAACAAAGCTATAAAACCGCACTGGACGCCTGCCAAATCTGCGTTATTTATACCTTTCGGTCTATATGGCGATTTTTCGAATAGAATATAAGGACGTTGTCCAGATTTCTCAAACGGACACGCCGCGGCAAAATCTTTTACAAGTATTTCATGATCTGGACACCATGTTTTTGCAATTATGCTTGCATTATCGATTTGCTCATTATCGAGCTggcacaatttttttctcatcataGAATGCATTTTACGTGTAAATCGCATCTCGTTGTAAGCTGGTGTCCCTTTAACCCAAGGCTCTCCATCGTACCAAGTAAGAATCCGCCGTAGAGTAGACAAATATCTTGCAAATTaagtcaatttaaaaaatgcaaatattattcgaAGTGTTGCTATACatcgtaacatatatatatatatatatatacatatatatatatatatatatatatatatatatacaacaaatagtatataatacttCAAAAGCGTATTCTATGCAGCTTAATtagaatcataaattttaatatgagaATGTGTAGTAAGAATAGTATACGCGTCAGTCATAGGTGATTAAggtttgttaataatattctttgttcctaattaattttataattattggtTTCGCTCCATCATTGCTTTAATCTTAActcatttttagattaatctttatttcgtTATAgagattttgtttttaatgtttaaaattttccgCATAGATTTAATCGTTTTaagttaaaagaaagataCCTTTTAAATCCCAAGTATGGCGTATGAGTCTGCCTGCCCATGATAAAAGGTTTTAAAGCGtcgttaaaagaaaaaatatgcataagaCTTAATAATTTGGAGATTATCACTGAGCTATAATGGTCGCGCACAAATTTTTGTCCTCGACGATATTTATCCATATTCAACCATTCGGGTATTTTTTCTTGCGATCGACCACAATCTCCTTGGCGAAAGATAGCTGGAATAAAGTCTAGCAACGACTCTGGTGTGTTTGGAAAAAATTTGGCGATGTTTTTACTTATCCAAGTAGATTGTTCTTGCACATGCCAGATATCGAAATCgtttggaaataatttttcatcaaatgTGTTTTTGCACGCTGTTACATAATCATATTCATTCGAATATTGCGAGTTAAAATTAGAatctttattagtatttttaaacgtGACACTATTGATTGCCATtttagaaaaacttttttatgatgtaaacgaataaatattatatattctgtgAGAGCTTCGTTAAGTTAGATCAAGTTACAATCGTTATATCAACGAGATTACTAAAGTgtgaattgaaaattaaatatatatatactcattttTTGTCTTTGTCACACACAGTTTAGATGAGTGATCCCCACTATATCTCCTCACTATATCCTCATCGTAGTCTACTAACAGTGAttggagaaattaattattcacggTAATATTCCACTCGTAATGTCAAGGATAGATGTTTTAATAGAAAACGCAGAATGCTAGATTGATGTATGAACAAATTTTATCActgtatttcaataattaattaatcatgtgttataataaatacttttcactgtttcttattatatattttgtatataacaatttGAGTGCATGTAAATATGgcatgtttaaatttaatgcatttataGTTATTTGTGTCATTACGTTGTAAAACATGtagataataatacataatgatAAGAATGAGATTGATTTGGCATAAGGCcattttttctaattcatCATCTTTACAACCTCTTATACATAAAAACGTAGTTTAGTCTATCTGATGtagaaaaatttagatattaatgAATCAATGACCAAAGTTACAAGTTTGTTAAATTGACGCATAATGATGCAGAAAATCTTTAGTCTCtcataattaacatttttatttaattaatttattattttgttctattaaaaatcttccttaattcattaaatttacagtttttttttatctttatctaatcttttttattgatttaaatataaatttgatgttgtcatctttgatatttttcgtatttatcagcattgataatataatttgcaaattatacttttatattattactaacaGTGATTGGAGGAGTTAATCATTCACGATAATATCCCACTAATCTTCAATATAGGTTGCAGTTTTCAACAAGAAACTgacattataaatgttataaaattttgcaaaatacagccagaaatttaaataaattgttttattaaattcgaaTATTGATACATCCATTATTGTTTGTGAtgtagtaatattatattcaaaaaatacagattatatttgaaagaagATCAATATCAATTCCAGCGAAGATAAATTCCTTTTAAGTAAGtttgaataaagttttaagagaattttgtttatttagcttattatttttgcattcttcatatcataaatgtaaataatttttgattatcaatcgtactttttataattgcagTATTTCTTGGCATGCActa
It encodes:
- the LOC140673395 gene encoding uncharacterized protein, producing MAINSVTFKNTNKDSNFNSQYSNEYDYVTACKNTFDEKLFPNDFDIWHVQEQSTWISKNIAKFFPNTPESLLDFIPAIFRQGDCGRSQEKIPEWLNMDKYRRGQKFVRDHYSSVIISKLLSLMHIFSFNDALKPFIMGRQTHTPYLGFKRYLSTLRRILTWYDGEPWVKGTPAYNEMRFTRKMHSMMRKKLCQLDNEQIDNASIIAKTWCPDHEILVKDFAAACPFEKSGQRPYILFEKSPYRPKGINNADLAGVQCGFIALFLISPQIVGVHDATDEDLEAFCHMWRCYGYYLGMQDEYNFCRGTLEEIKQRVRDFYQYWVLPNFKDVTPEWEHMTRCLIEPIDYYPLLHMPYKMMILISTDVLNLNMPNVYKSLSYSEWIAYKVWTFLFQYALQFSTIRAVFNKVLSKILDTAVNFGPEKQIELQNKSKNQLSNFTNIH
- the LOC140673419 gene encoding uncharacterized protein is translated as MDKYRRGQKFVRDYYMPVMICNLLGILHIYSFNDILKPFIISGQAHTPYLGFKRYLSTIRRILTWYDGEPWVKGTLAYNEMQFVRKMHSIIRAKLYELDNEQTDNACIFAKTWSPDYEILVKDFAAGYSFEGSGQRPYILFEKSPYRPKGINNADMAYIQCSFMALLLICPQSVGIHNATNEDLEAFCHMWRCYGYCLGMEDEHNFCRGSLEEIKQRVRDLYQYWILPNFKDITPEWEHMTRCIVEPINYYPLMHMPYKVMILISTNVLNLNMPDLYKSLSYSEWIAYKVWTFILQRALQFSTIRVFFNKMTSKILNTAMNFGPEKQLKLQEKSKKQLSKFLDMY